TAGCGCAGGGCGACTGAGCGGCTGAAAGCTGAGCTGACGTGGGAAATGGGGCAAGTGGAAAGTGCTCGGTCACTACGGGCCCGTAGGAAAAAGCTACGGATTCATGTCTGCTTTTCAACCGAAACGGGGCACCTGCAGGATTCGGAGCACAACTGTTTCCTCAAAACAGACCACAGGGCAGTGTCCTCACAATTAGACAAGATTGTCCTCCATGTTCAATGCAACAGTCGTATGTTCTGGTGCACCCTTTCTCCGTCACTCGTAAACTCCATTAAAAGAGTGACTCGGATAAATGTCTTAAAAGCCTTCAGAGTGCGTGTgcattaatgtttttaattgatgGACCCTTCTTTGTGTTTAGATTACTCCATCCACGACTTCGGCGACCTCAACTTCCACTACATTGAGAAGGACGAACCCTACATGGACGTCAAGTTCCCTCGCACTGTGGGCGCGGCAAATAAGATGGTGTCTGGCGCAGTGAGCAGAGCCGTCGGTGCTGGACACACCCTCGTCATGCTCGGAGGTGATCACAGGTAATTGTCATAAAAAAACAGTGTTCTGTTTGTGAACCGATATCATGCAGTACAGTATGTAGGTGCCTAAAGGCTTCTTTTGTCATGTGTTTAAGTTATAAAAATACACTCGTCCCCTGAATTCAACTGATCCAAACACCAGATATTTCATAAGGCTGTCCTTCTCATTTCAAAGCCTTGCTATTGGATCGGTGGCAGGCCATGCCCAGCAGTGTCCTGACCTGTGTCTCATCTGGGTCGATGCTCATGCGGACATAAACACGCCGATGTCTTCTCCATCAGGAAACCTTCACGGCCAGCCCGTGGCATTCATGCTCAAAGAGCTGCAAGACAAGGTGAACACTCGTCAGTACAAGCAACTATTACGTCACGGTGATACATTTGATAAAGAAAGAGcttctaaaaaaatatatatatatatttacaaaggGGATGAAATgtagaagaaaaacatgcatCACAGAAATGGACAATAAAGCAATTATGTTGGAGGTTAAAAGACGactttaaaaagtgtattttaagtGCTTTAATTGGCCTCGGGCCAAACAACggcaaatgtaaacatttatatatataatattatattatattctctCAATCTGTCCACCACAGATGCCAGATATCCCAGGGTTCTCCTGGACGAAGCCGTTCCTCACCTCGAGGGACCTGGTCTACATCGGGCTGCGGGACATTGACCCCGGAGAGCAGTAAGAAAACACTATCAACCTTTATAAACCATATGTGGCTGATATGAACTTCATTCTCCATGAACGCACTGTGGAAATAGTTCCTGATGTTTcctattttgtttatttacagccACATCCTGAAGGACCTGGGTATCCAGTACTTCACCATGAGGGATGTCGACAGACTCGGCATCCAAAGGGTCATGGAAGTCGCTCTTGACCACCTTTTGTCAAGGTAACAGATTATACTCCCTTACTGTTAAACATTTTAACATACTTAACTTCTAGAAAAAGTTTGTTTTctatatttgatttaaaaaatgtaattattgctCATGTCTGAGTTGAAGTGAACCTCAAATTCACACTTTAACCGTCTCACCTTGAACAGAAAACAGCGACCGATCCACTTGAGCTTCGACGTCGACGCATTCGACCCGTCTCTGGCTCCGGCCACAGGAACACCAGTGAATGGCGGTTTGACCTACAGGGAAGGAATCTACATCACAGAGGAAATCCATAACACGGGTACAGATTACCACAAGCATGGTCTCAACATCCAAAATAGGCAGCTTCACATAAGCTAATATCGGTcggttcttttttttattttcgtcACCTTTTTTTAGTGTCTAATTTGTGACTGTGTGCAGGTCTGCTGTCGGTCATGGACCTGGTGGAGGTGAACCCAACGCTGGGGGCCAACCCTGAAGCGGTGCAGGCCACCGCCTTGCTAGCGGTGGACGTCATCGCCTCGTCTCTGGGACAGACGAGAGAAGGCGCTCGCGCATCCATCGACCAGAATCCCTCTGTGAAGGACGACACGGAGCAGCTTTGCCTCTGAGAGCA
The genomic region above belongs to Cyclopterus lumpus isolate fCycLum1 chromosome 22, fCycLum1.pri, whole genome shotgun sequence and contains:
- the arg2 gene encoding arginase-2, mitochondrial, coding for MALRGPLSRLLRSQLGHTCQQSRAQSVAVLGAPFSRGQKRGGVEHGPKVIRDAGLIDRLSGLDYSIHDFGDLNFHYIEKDEPYMDVKFPRTVGAANKMVSGAVSRAVGAGHTLVMLGGDHSLAIGSVAGHAQQCPDLCLIWVDAHADINTPMSSPSGNLHGQPVAFMLKELQDKMPDIPGFSWTKPFLTSRDLVYIGLRDIDPGEHHILKDLGIQYFTMRDVDRLGIQRVMEVALDHLLSRKQRPIHLSFDVDAFDPSLAPATGTPVNGGLTYREGIYITEEIHNTGLLSVMDLVEVNPTLGANPEAVQATALLAVDVIASSLGQTREGARASIDQNPSVKDDTEQLCL